Within Schaalia sp. HMT-172, the genomic segment CTCATGGGACAGGTCCACGTCCGTCACATCGACACCGCGCCGCTCGGCGATCGCGCGTCGACCGGCATCGGTGCGCCGCGACACGTCGGCGATCAGGCGGGCCAGCTCGTCGAGGGAGGAGGCGACGTAGTCGTCGGCGCCCTCACGCAGGGAGGTGGCTGAGCGCTTGGCCTCGGAGACGATCTCGCGGGCGCGGTCCTCGGCCATGCGCACGATGTTTTCGGTGGAGACGATGCGCGCGGCCTGGGCGTTCGCGTCGGCGATGGTGGCCTCGGCGTCGGCGCGCGCCTGCGAGACTAGTGCGGTGGCCTCCTCGTTCGCGCGCGAGCGGGTGCGCTCGGCTTCCTCCTCGGCGTCCGCGCGGATCTGCGCGGCGCGCTCGTTGGCCTGGGCGAGGGTAGAGGAGGCGCGCGAGTTCGCCTCGGCGATACGCGTCTCGGCCGCGGAGTCGGCGCGCCCCAGGACAGCGTCCGCGTCGGCGACGACGGCGTCGGCGGCGACCAGGTCCTCGGGCAGCGCTTCGCGAGCCTGGTCAAGCAGGTCGAGAATCTCGGCCTTGTTGACCATGATCGAGGCGGACAGGGGCACTGCGCGGGAGGACTCGACAAGGTCTTCGATCTGGTCGAGGGCGGCGATCACGGTGGAGGGACCATAAACGGTCTCCTCGTTCCACTCGTCCTGATTCTTGTCTGCGGGCGTGTCGGCCATGAGTCCCTCCTGCGTTCCACCGGGCATGATTCAGTTTCTATTGTCCGTCAGATAGCGCGCGAGCGCCGGTGGGACATACCGGGAAATGTCTTTTTTGAGGCTCAGAAGTTCACGCACCGCACTGGAGGAGACATGTCCGAGGCCGGGGCGGGCGGGAATCCACCACGTGTCCACCCCTCCGACCTCCAGGTTGAGGGCAGCCTGGGGGCCCTCGAAGTCCGCGTCCTGCGCGCCGCGCACCCCCTTGACAATGAGGTGTGCGCCCAGGCGGCGGGCCTCGTCCATGGTGGCGCCCGACAGCGCGACCACCTCCACGCGCTCCAGGTGCGCGGTCGCCTCCTCGATGAGCGCCACACGCCTCGCCGGCTCGATGAGCCCGCGCTTGGCGGGGTTGATGCCCACCCCGATGATGAGGAGGTCAGCGACCTCGGCGGCGCGTTGGGCGACGTCGAGGTGCCCGTTCGTGAAGGGGTCGAAGGACCCGGGGAACAGCGCAATCATTGGGCCATCTCCTCACGCACTGGCAAGGCTGCCGCGCGCTCGGCGGCGTCGCTGTCATCGCCGTTCTCCTCGTTCTTGGGCAGGGGTGGGCCGGCGAAGTAGGCGACCGTCTCCCCCCACGCGCGCGTGTCTTCGAGGACCAGGAAGGGCGGCCAGGTGGGGGCCGGTGCGCGGGTGGAGCGCTCGACGACGATCAGCGAGTCCGGACCGACCCACGGCGCGAGGGCGGACAGCACCGCCGTCATGTCCTCCTCGGCGATGTCGTAGGGAGGGTCGATGAAGACCAGGTCTACCTCCCCCGTGAGGGCCTCACCGCTGCGGGCACCCAGGTAGGCGCGCACGTCCGCCGTCACGACGCGGGCGGACAGACTCGTCGCGCGGACGTTAGCGGTAGCGACGCGCGCGGCCGCGGAGGCCTTCTCGACGAGGGTCGCTCGCGCGGCACCCCTGGACAGGGCTTCGAGGCCGAGGGCCCCCGTGCCGGCGAAAAGGTCGAGGACGGTGGCCCCCTCCAGGACGTTCATGTGATCCAGGCGGGAGAAGAGCGCCTCGCGGACTCGCTCGGAGGTGGGGCGCGTGCCGGACTTGGGCACGGCGAGTGTCCTGCCCTTGGCGCTGCCTGCGACGATTCTGGTCATGCCCCTACCCTACCGGGAGCGCTAGGAGCGCTGCATCCATTCGAGTTGCCTATCCGAGGCGGCCCGCAGGGCGCGGGCGAGGTCGGGGTAGGCCGACAGGGTCGGATCCTGGGCGAGCAGGGCCTCCGCCTCGCTCTTACAGGCCCGGATCAGGGCCTCATCGCGGCGCACCGACAGGAAACGCAGGTGCGTGGCGGTGCCGGACTGACCGGCCCCCAGCACGTCGCCCTCCTTGCGCAGGCGCAGGTCGGCTTCGGCGAGCTCGAATCCGTCCGCCGTCGTCGCGAAAGCCTGGAGCCTGGCCATGCCCGAGTCCGTCAGCTCGTGGCGATGCATGGCGATGCACAGGGAAGGCCGGTCGGAGCGCCCGACACGCCCGCGCAGCTGGTGAAGCTGGGCGAGCCCGAATTGTTGAGCGTCGAGGATCACCATGAGGGTCGCCTCGGGCACGTCGACGCCGACCTCGATGACGGTCGTGGCGACCAGCAGCGGGGCCCGTCCGGCGGAAAAGTCCTCCATGATCTGGGCTTTGAGCGCCGTCTGGGTACGGCCCGTCAGCTCGTGGATGGCGAGGCCCGCGAGCGCGGGGTGGGAACGCAGGTAGGCGGCGACTTCTTCGACGGAGGCGAGGGGGCGCGTGTCCTCTTCCTCGGCGTCGGCGACGGTGTCGGAGGCGTCGATGCGCGGGCAGACGACGTAGACGCGGTGCCCCGCGGCGATCTCTTCGGCGGCGCGCGTCCAGGTGCGTTCAACCCAGGCGGTGTTGGCCGCGTCGGCGAGGAAGGTGGCCACGGGCGCGCGTCCCTTGGGCATGCCGGTCATGCGGGTCTCGTCGAGGTCGCCGAAGACCGTCATCGCGATCGTGCGCGGGATGGGGGTTGCCGTCATGACGAGCTCGTGGACGCCCCGCCCGTCCTGGCGGGCATCGCGCAGGGCGGCGCGTTGTTCGACGCCGAAGCGGTGCTGCTCGTCGACGATGACCAGCGCGAGGTCTGCGAAACGCACGCTGTCTTGGAACAGGGCGTGCGTGCCCACGACGATGAGGGGCGTGTTGGAGGTCATCGCCGCGGCGATTTCGCGGCGCACCGTCGGCGTCGTCGAGCCCGTCAGCAGTCGCACGTCGGGGGTGTCGTCCCCCAGGGGGACGAGGAGGTTTCGCAGAGATGCGGCGTGCTGCTCGGCCAGGACTTCCGTGGGAGCGACCAGGGCTCCCTGATGCCCGGCGGCGATAACCTGGAGCAGCGCGAGGAGCGCGACGACGGTTTTGCCCGAACCAACGTCCCCCTGCAGGAGCCGCTGCATCGGTACTTGTCCCGCCAGGTCGGCGCCGATCTGGGCCACCGCCTCGCTCTGGGAGTGGGTGAGTTCGAAGGGCAGGGTGCGTCGGAAGCGCTCAAGCAGTGGGGCTTCGCGCGGCGAGGCCAGGGCGGGGGTCGAGCGCGCTCCCCGGCGCCTGGCGGCCAGGCCTACCTGGAGGACGAAGGCCTCCGTGAAGGCCAGTGCCCGGCGCGCCCGCTGGTAGTCCTCGTCCGTTTCCGGCTGGTGCAGGCGGCGCAGCGACTGGGCGTAGGAGTCGATGCGCTGGCGCCCTCGCACGTCGGCGGGCACAACGTCGGGAACGTCCGCCTCGTCCAGGTGTTCGAGGACCATACCGACGGCGCGGGCGATGGCCC encodes:
- the rsmD gene encoding 16S rRNA (guanine(966)-N(2))-methyltransferase RsmD, with protein sequence MTRIVAGSAKGRTLAVPKSGTRPTSERVREALFSRLDHMNVLEGATVLDLFAGTGALGLEALSRGAARATLVEKASAAARVATANVRATSLSARVVTADVRAYLGARSGEALTGEVDLVFIDPPYDIAEEDMTAVLSALAPWVGPDSLIVVERSTRAPAPTWPPFLVLEDTRAWGETVAYFAGPPLPKNEENGDDSDAAERAAALPVREEMAQ
- the coaD gene encoding pantetheine-phosphate adenylyltransferase, with protein sequence MIALFPGSFDPFTNGHLDVAQRAAEVADLLIIGVGINPAKRGLIEPARRVALIEEATAHLERVEVVALSGATMDEARRLGAHLIVKGVRGAQDADFEGPQAALNLEVGGVDTWWIPARPGLGHVSSSAVRELLSLKKDISRYVPPALARYLTDNRN
- a CDS encoding ATP-dependent DNA helicase RecG, translated to MHLVSALDIPLSLRLPKRTAKALEGASIFTVGDLLLVAPRRYYHWGRLTPLSSLREGEDVTILAEVAGTHLVANRSGSGVRLEVSLTDGVQFLSATFFAKSQFKLAPIERLLTPGASFLFAGKVGAYRGKLQLTHPSFEGVDGEDIVRIATRPIPIYPATGKLTSWAIARAVGMVLEHLDEADVPDVVPADVRGRQRIDSYAQSLRRLHQPETDEDYQRARRALAFTEAFVLQVGLAARRRGARSTPALASPREAPLLERFRRTLPFELTHSQSEAVAQIGADLAGQVPMQRLLQGDVGSGKTVVALLALLQVIAAGHQGALVAPTEVLAEQHAASLRNLLVPLGDDTPDVRLLTGSTTPTVRREIAAAMTSNTPLIVVGTHALFQDSVRFADLALVIVDEQHRFGVEQRAALRDARQDGRGVHELVMTATPIPRTIAMTVFGDLDETRMTGMPKGRAPVATFLADAANTAWVERTWTRAAEEIAAGHRVYVVCPRIDASDTVADAEEEDTRPLASVEEVAAYLRSHPALAGLAIHELTGRTQTALKAQIMEDFSAGRAPLLVATTVIEVGVDVPEATLMVILDAQQFGLAQLHQLRGRVGRSDRPSLCIAMHRHELTDSGMARLQAFATTADGFELAEADLRLRKEGDVLGAGQSGTATHLRFLSVRRDEALIRACKSEAEALLAQDPTLSAYPDLARALRAASDRQLEWMQRS